A stretch of the Ctenopharyngodon idella isolate HZGC_01 chromosome 14, HZGC01, whole genome shotgun sequence genome encodes the following:
- the rtn4rl2b gene encoding reticulon-4 receptor-like 2b has product METRTAARSARASNTLTFKSGLSLWLVVWLLACRCAPGQACPRLCVCYHTPMTVSCQSQNYTAVPTGVPYDSQRVFLQNNRITELRADSFGFETQVLWLYSNNITWIEAGAFSNLRVLEELDLSDNPSLRRLDGGAFRGLERLQSLHMHRCHLTELPADLFHKLYSLQFLYLQENQLSHLPDGLFSDLVNLTHLFLHGNRIRVLSENAFRGLVNLDRLLLHDNRIRQVHRRAFRDLGRLTILYLFNNTLQELPGQVLKDTSSVQFLRLNGNPWTCGCEARSLWEWFRKARISSSDLTCSSPAPRKGQDLRFLREMDFALCPLPDPGSLAGTTTTTFSTKTRWWFSKNKPASSSKSHFHKSSETLKAFPFTSVKNPLSSSSSFSSKYDLTAEEAALPKLEPEEYWANYGNEDAASVPCFELECPPGYDSPILPSSSSSASLLSFLSLTALTLSFHLLFG; this is encoded by the exons GTGGTTTGTCTCTTTGGTTGGTGGTATGGCTGTTGGCATGTCGCTGTGCACCGGGTCAGGCGTGTCCCAGGCTGTGTGTTTGCTACCATACGCCCATGACCGTGAGCTGTCAGTCTCAGAACTACACCGCTGTTCCTACCGGCGTGCCCTACGACTCCCAGCGTGTCTTCTTGCAGAACAACCGTATCACCGAGCTCAGAGCCGACTCCTTTGGCTTCGAAACACAG GTCCTGTGGCTGTACTCCAATAACATCACATGGATCGAAGCAGGTGCATTCAGCAATCTGCGTGTCCTAGAGGAACTGGATCTGAGTGATAACCCCTCACTGCGCAGGCTGGACGGGGGTGCGTTCAGGGGGCTGGAGCGTCTGCAGAGCCTTCACATGCACCGCTGCCACCTGACCGAGCTGCCCGCCGACCTCTTCCACAAGCTCTACAGCTTGCAGTTCCTCTACCTGCAGGAGAACCAGCTGAGCCACCTTCCCGACGGCCTCTTCTCTGACCTGGTCAACCTCACCCACCTGTTCCTGCATGGCAATCGCATCCGCGTCCTGTCTGAGAACGCCTTCCGTGGCCTGGTGAATCTCGACCGGCTGCTGCTGCACGACAACCGCATCCGGCAAGTCCATCGGCGAGCCTTCCGTGACCTGGGCAGATTGACCATCCTCTATCTCTTCAACAACACTCTGCAGGAGCTTCCGGGTCAGGTGTTGAAGGATACGTCCTCGGTGCAGTTCCTCAGGCTCAATGGCAACCCCTGGACCTGCGGCTGTGAAGCAAGGTCGCTCTGGGAGTGGTTCCGCAAAGCTCGGATCTCCAGCTCAGACCTAACCTGCTCTTCACCAGCCCCTCGTAAAGGCCAGGACCTGAGATTTCTGCGGGAGATGGACTTCGCTCTCTGCCCGTTGCCTGACCCAGGATCTCTGGCTGGCACTACAACCACCACCTTCAGCACCAAGACCCGTTGGTGGTTCTCAAAGAACAAACCGGCTTCATCGTCCAAGAGCCACTTTCACAAGAGCAGCGAGACCCTGAAGGCCTTTCCATTCACCTCCGTCAAGAATCCCTTGTCTTCATCATCCTCCTTTTCTTCCAAGTACGATCTCACGGCGGAGGAGGCTGCCTTACCCAAGCTAGAGCCCGAAGAGTACTGGGCAAACTACGGCAATGAGGATGCAGCCTCAGTCCCCTGTTTCGAGCTCGAATGTCCACCGGGTTACGACTCTCCCATTCTCCCATCTTCCTCCTCTTCGGCTTCACTTCTGTCCTTCCTCTCGCTCACAGCACTGACTCTCTCTTTCCATCTGCTCTTCGGCTGA